Below is a genomic region from Candidatus Rokuibacteriota bacterium.
CTCTGGTCTCTGGCCGCCGCGATCATCGTTGGCTTGACGGTCAACTGTCCGGAGCGCCCCGAGACGGTCCTCGAGAATCTGAAAGAGATCGGCCCGCACTTTGCCCTGGCACCGCCGAGAATCTGGGAGAACCTGGTTTCCCTCGTTCAGGTCAAGATGGAGGATGCCTCGTTCGTGAAGCGCTGGCTCTACCGTCGCCTGATGCCGGTGGGGGAGACCGTCGCTCGGCTCAAGATGGAGAAACAACCTGTTCCGCTGCGATTACGATGCCTCTACGCGCTGGGGGAGTTCCTCGTGTTCGCGCCGCTTCGTGACCACCTGGGGCTTCGGCGTGCGCACACAGCCCTGTCGGGGGGCGCCGCCCTCGGGCCAGAGATTTTTCTCTTCTTCCGCGGGATCGGGATCAATCTCAAGCAGGCCTACGGCCAAACGGAGCACACGGCACTGGGCTCGATCCAGCGCGACGATGATGTGAAGCTCGGGACGGTGGGTAAGCCGTTCCCGCATATCGAAATCCGACTCACCGAGGCGGGAGAGGTCATCAGCCGCGGCCCCTCCGTGTTCCTCGGTTACTACAAGAACCCGGAGGCGACGGCGGAGGTGCTCCAGGACGGGTGGCTGTACTCGGGCGACGCGGCCATGTTCGACCCCGACGGCCACCTGATCGTCATCGACCGTGCCAAGGACGTGACGTCGCTCGCCGACGGGACCAAGTTCGCCCCCCAGTACATCGAGAACAAGCTCAAGTTCAGCCCCTACATCAAGGAGGCGGTCGCAGTCGGCCAGGACCGTCCCTACGTGGCCGCCATGATCAACATCGACATGGAGAATGTGGGGAAGTGGGCCGAGCGCCGGCAGATCGCCTACACGACGTACACGGACCTGGCCCAGAAGCCTGAGGTGTACGACCTCATCGGGCGCGAGGTCGAGCGGGTCAATTGTGACCTGCCGGAGACGACGCGGATCCGGAAATACCTGCTCCTCCACAAGGAGCTGGACCCTGACGACGAAGAGGTCACGCGGACCCGCAAGGTGCGACGCACGTTCGTCGCCCAGAAGTACGCGCCCATCATCGAGGCTCTCTATTCGGATGCCGAGGTCGTCCCCGTCACCTCCGTGATCACTTACCAGGACGGCCGCCAGGCAACGATCCAGACCGAGCTCGCGATCCGGCGTATCGGGGAAATCCCCGAGCCGGTCGCCGCCTAGGAGACCGTCAATGGCGTTCTTCCTGGATCTCACCGTCAACGGTCTGCTGATCGGCTGCATGTACGCCCTCGTAGCCCTGGGCTTCGTCCTCATCTACAAGGCCACAAGCGTCATCAACTTCGCCCAGGGGGACCTGGTAATGTTCGGCGGCTACATCGCTGCCGCGGGGCTCTCCCTCTACCACCTACCGCTCTGGGTTGCCGCGCCCATCGCCCTTCTCCTCATGCTGGTCCTCGGGTTTGCGGTGGAACGCGGGATCCTGCGGCCCCTGATCGGCCAGCCCGTCGTCTCGGTGGTGATGGTCACGATCGGACTGGCGCTGGTGTTCCAGGGGCTGGCGGCAATGGTGTGGGGTGCCGCGACCATCAACGTGCCGCTCCCCATCCCGTTCCAGCCGTTCATCCTCTGGGAGATCTTCATCTCCCCCATCAACCTGGTGGCGGCGGGGCTCTGCGTGGGGTTCCTTGTCGGCTTCGTGTACTTTTTCCGTCGGAGCCGGATGGGGATCGCCATGCGCGCCGTGGCCGACGATCAGCAGTCGGCCATGTCGGTAGGCATCAACGTGCGGATCGTCTTTGCGCTCTCCTGGGCCATCGCAGGGCTGGCCTCGGGAATCGGGGGAATCGTGTGGGGGAATATGCTCGGCGTGGACACCCACCTCTCGCTGGTTGGGCTGAAGGTGTTTCCGGCTGTGATCCTCGGCGGGCTGGACAGCGTTCCCGGCGCGATCCTGGGCGGCCTCATCGTCGGGGCCGTGGAGAGCGTGGCGGCCGGGTACATCGATCCCTACGTCGGCGGCGGCACGAAGGACTTCGCGCCGTTCATCATCATGATCCTGGCGCTCATGATCCGTCCGTACGGGTTCTTCGGCCGCGAGATCATCGAGCGAGTCTAGGGCCGTGATCAACCGAGAGTGCGGGGTCTACCAGACCAACTACGAGGGGGACATGGCGCTGTACCCCCTCCCGCTGGCGATGGCCTCCTACGCCCTCGGTGTGGCGCTCCTGCTCACCATTCCTCTGGTCTCCGACAGCCACACGATGGCCATCGTGAACCTGATCGGGCTCGCGGCCATCGGCGCCATCGGCCTCAACATCCTGACCGGCTATACCGGTCAGGTCTCTCTCGGCCACGGGGCCTTCATGATGGTGGGCGCGTACACGGCCGCCATCCTGTCCGCCCGCTATGGGATGCCGTTCTGGGTGGGGCTCCCCGCCGGCGGGGCCGTGGCCGCCGCGGTGGGCACCTTCTTCGGAATCCCCTCGCTCCGCATCAAGGGCCTCTACCTGGCCATCGCCACCCTAGCCGCCCAGTTCATCATCGAGTGGTGCATCAACCACATCCCCTGGATCAGCGGCGGCGTGCAGTCCACGATCTACGTGCCGACCCCGGCGTTCCTGGGTTGGGAGATCAACACCGAATACCGGCGGTACTTCATGATCCTGCCGGTCTTCATGCTCGCGTACGTCGCGGCGCAGAACCTGGTGCGGAGCCGCGTCGGCCGCGCCTTTATTGCCATCCGCGACCGCGACGTCGCGGCCGAGATCATCGGTGTGGACGTCTTCAAGTACAAGCTCCTCGCCTTCGCCGTCAGCTCCTTCTACGCGGGCGTGGCCGGCGCCCTCTGGACCTACTACCTGAAGATCGCCAACTACGAGCACTTCATCCTGTCCACCTCGATCTCGTACCTGGCCATGGTCATCATCGGGGGGCTGGGGAGCGTGCTGGGCTCCGTGTTCGGCGCCACGTTCATCACGCTCCTGCCGATCGTCCTCGTGTACGTGGTCGAAGGGATCGCCAGTCTCTTCGGGTTCACGTACTTCGCCATTGCGGACTTCCTGGCAAACCTCCGCTTGATCATCTTCGGGGGGCTGATCATACTGTTCCTTGCCATCGAGCCCGAGGGGCTGTACCGGATGTGGGGGAATATCAAGCGCTACTTCCGGTTCTGGCCGTTTTCGTATTGAGGGGGGTCCCCACCCCCCTCAAGACTCCCCCCGGCGGAACCGGGGGGTTCCGAACAGGGCGCGTGCTCCTCGACGGACGTCGCGCCCGAAGGAGGCGCGATATGAAGGCTAAGGGATGGCTCGCGGTAGTCGTGATAGCGGCGCTCGTCGCGGCGCTGTCGGTGGTCGCGGCGGACGCCAAGCACGCCATCAAGGTCGGGGGCCAGTGTGACCGCACCGGGGCCACGAAGCTGGTCGGCGTGGAGATCTGTCCGGCCGTCACGGATTACATCAGGCTGGTGAACAAGAAGGGCGGGGTGATGGGGCACACCCTGGAGTACACGGAGATCGAGCACGAATACCGGGTAGACCGGGGTGTGGAAGCCTACGAGCGGCTGAAGCGCGATGGGGCCGTCGCGGTGCTCGACTACGGCACCCCCATCGTCTACGCCCTGACCCCGCGGCACATGGAGGACAAGATCCCTGCCATCACGCCCGGCTTCGGTCGCGCCGATTCCACTGACGGCGAGGTGTGGCCATATATCTTCCCCATGGCCGCCTCTTACTGGTCCCAGGCGGCTGGCGCGCTCCAGTACATCAAGGAAAAGGGTGCGAAGAAAGGGACGAAGATCGCCTACCTCTACTTCGATAACCCGGCCGGCCGCGAAGGGATCCCCATGATGGAGCGGGTCGCCAAGAAGGAGGGATACGAGATCCGGCTCTTCGCGGTGCCGCCGCCCGGGCTCGAGATGGGGCCCCAGGTGATCGACATCACCCGCCGGATGAGGGCTGACTGGGTTGTCGGGCACCTCTTCGGCCGCTCACCGTCGGTGTCCATCAAGGAGTTCAGGAAGGCCGGCTTCCCGCTGGACCGGGTGATCAGCCTGGTATGGGGTGCGGGCGAGGCCGACGTCGAGGCGGCCGGCTGGGATGTGAGCCAGGGTTACCTCGGCCTTCAGTTCGCGGCCGTCGGCCGGAACCTCCCGGCCATCCAGGAAATCATCAAGATGTACCGCGATGAGGGGAAGGAGGTTCCGAAGTACGTGGGTGGCGTGTACTACAACCGGGGTGTCCTGATCGGCGCCATTCTCGCGGAGGGCATTCGGCTCGGGCTCCAGTTCGGCGAGCCGCTGACCGGGGAAAAGGTCAAGAGGGGGTATGAGCAGATCAAGAACTTCACCCTCGGCGGGTTCCTCCCGCCCCTGACCGTCACGCCGCAGGATCACGAGGGTGGCGGATGGGTCCGGGTCTACCAGGTCAAGGGCAAGGAGTGGGTGCCGGTGACCGACTGGATCCGCGGCTACCGCGACGAGGTGTTCAAGCTCGTC
It encodes:
- a CDS encoding AMP-binding protein, with product MPESTLPQFLLRHARSRPDAPAIREKEKGIWQQWTWKEYLDHVRWMSLGLVHLGFERGDKLAIISDNRPAVYSGMVAAQAAAGAAVGVYQDAIAKEVQYIIDHCDATFVLAEDQEQVDKLLELKAGLPKVRKIIYDDPKGMRHYTDPLLMSLEELEKAGQALERERRGLFDELVSGGRPEDVALIAYTSGTTGFPKGAMISHANFVVAVEGLTQVVRYRPGDELLAYLPPAWVGDTLWSLAAAIIVGLTVNCPERPETVLENLKEIGPHFALAPPRIWENLVSLVQVKMEDASFVKRWLYRRLMPVGETVARLKMEKQPVPLRLRCLYALGEFLVFAPLRDHLGLRRAHTALSGGAALGPEIFLFFRGIGINLKQAYGQTEHTALGSIQRDDDVKLGTVGKPFPHIEIRLTEAGEVISRGPSVFLGYYKNPEATAEVLQDGWLYSGDAAMFDPDGHLIVIDRAKDVTSLADGTKFAPQYIENKLKFSPYIKEAVAVGQDRPYVAAMINIDMENVGKWAERRQIAYTTYTDLAQKPEVYDLIGREVERVNCDLPETTRIRKYLLLHKELDPDDEEVTRTRKVRRTFVAQKYAPIIEALYSDAEVVPVTSVITYQDGRQATIQTELAIRRIGEIPEPVAA
- a CDS encoding branched-chain amino acid ABC transporter permease, yielding MAFFLDLTVNGLLIGCMYALVALGFVLIYKATSVINFAQGDLVMFGGYIAAAGLSLYHLPLWVAAPIALLLMLVLGFAVERGILRPLIGQPVVSVVMVTIGLALVFQGLAAMVWGAATINVPLPIPFQPFILWEIFISPINLVAAGLCVGFLVGFVYFFRRSRMGIAMRAVADDQQSAMSVGINVRIVFALSWAIAGLASGIGGIVWGNMLGVDTHLSLVGLKVFPAVILGGLDSVPGAILGGLIVGAVESVAAGYIDPYVGGGTKDFAPFIIMILALMIRPYGFFGREIIERV
- a CDS encoding branched-chain amino acid ABC transporter permease; amino-acid sequence: MALYPLPLAMASYALGVALLLTIPLVSDSHTMAIVNLIGLAAIGAIGLNILTGYTGQVSLGHGAFMMVGAYTAAILSARYGMPFWVGLPAGGAVAAAVGTFFGIPSLRIKGLYLAIATLAAQFIIEWCINHIPWISGGVQSTIYVPTPAFLGWEINTEYRRYFMILPVFMLAYVAAQNLVRSRVGRAFIAIRDRDVAAEIIGVDVFKYKLLAFAVSSFYAGVAGALWTYYLKIANYEHFILSTSISYLAMVIIGGLGSVLGSVFGATFITLLPIVLVYVVEGIASLFGFTYFAIADFLANLRLIIFGGLIILFLAIEPEGLYRMWGNIKRYFRFWPFSY
- a CDS encoding ABC transporter substrate-binding protein, giving the protein MKAKGWLAVVVIAALVAALSVVAADAKHAIKVGGQCDRTGATKLVGVEICPAVTDYIRLVNKKGGVMGHTLEYTEIEHEYRVDRGVEAYERLKRDGAVAVLDYGTPIVYALTPRHMEDKIPAITPGFGRADSTDGEVWPYIFPMAASYWSQAAGALQYIKEKGAKKGTKIAYLYFDNPAGREGIPMMERVAKKEGYEIRLFAVPPPGLEMGPQVIDITRRMRADWVVGHLFGRSPSVSIKEFRKAGFPLDRVISLVWGAGEADVEAAGWDVSQGYLGLQFAAVGRNLPAIQEIIKMYRDEGKEVPKYVGGVYYNRGVLIGAILAEGIRLGLQFGEPLTGEKVKRGYEQIKNFTLGGFLPPLTVTPQDHEGGGWVRVYQVKGKEWVPVTDWIRGYRDEVFKLVNEANKKK